From Mya arenaria isolate MELC-2E11 chromosome 1, ASM2691426v1, a single genomic window includes:
- the LOC128234363 gene encoding parathyroid hormone/parathyroid hormone-related peptide receptor-like, whose product MAFQIDQEALLKAETQCLEKIERYTPEQGYCNMTWDLMLCWEEAPAGTLVRKACPSHVKDISKTGFALRECGLDGIWVHPDDENATTGWTNYTDCFKEDADFASIKNDLTRINLMANIGYAISLVSLVVAVLIMLISRRLHCKSNSLHLNLFTAFILRAVCSLLKDVLFVEGLGLDKDVIQLSEDKFIFNEDGGAHWECKLLVTLFMYALSASMMWIFMEGLYLHMLVYKTLFTERTGIRMYVCIGWILPLVYVIPWILVKLYADNSLCWNVDEYGFNWIIMGPITFTIVLNFIFFINIVRVLCIRMKTHRNITNKSSNQQIRYLAKFALVLIPLFGVLYIVTLAYPVGIDIRADMIYLYWDMFYNSFQGFLLAVLFCFLNEEVHNEIRRYCLRHRRSDNLFTRTFTLSTYRKGSSMSHTSHTHANSVVRGNKRNLGESDNGVKLYTRNQDSISSSSCSERKPGVQKSVRYHLVEDNDQIYPLME is encoded by the exons GTTACTGCAACATGACGTGGGATCTGATGCTGTGTTGGGAAGAAGCACCAGCGGGCACCCTTGTTAGAAAGGCTTGCCCCAGTCACGTGAAAGACATTAGCAAAACAG GGTTTGCTCTGCGTGAATGCGGACTAGATGGCATCTGGGTTCACCCTGACGATGAAAACGCTACAACCGGTTGGACCAATTATACCGATTGTTTTAAAGAAGACGCAGACTTTGCATCTATAAAG aATGATCTGACAAGGATTAACTTAATGGCCAATATTGGATATGCTATATCCCTCGTCTCGCTGGTAGTAGCTGTTTTAATTATGCTAATATCAAG ACGTCTTCATTGTAAAAGTAACAGCCTGCACCTCAACCTTTTCACTGCCTTCATCCTTCGGGCTGTGTGCTCGCTTCTCAAAGACGTATTATTTGTGGAAGGCTTGGGTTTAGACAAGGATGTTATTCAGCTATCAGAGGATAAATTCATCTTCAACGAGGACGGAGGAGCG CACTGGGAGTGCAAACTGTTAGTGACATTGTTTATGTACGCTCTGTCAGCAAGCATGATGTGGATTTTCATGGAAGGTCTGTATCTACACATGCTGGTGTACAAAACACTTTTTACTGAGAGAACCGGCATTAGGATGTACGTTTGTATCGGATGGA tattgccCTTGGTATACGTGATACCGTGGATTTTGGTGAAGCTGTATGCTGATAATTCATT ATGCTGGAATGTAGACGAATATGGCTTTAACTGGATCATTATGGGTCCGATCACATTCACAATAGTT CTTAACTTCATATTCTTCATCAATATCGTGCGAGTGCTGTGCATTCGTATGAAAACTCACAGAAACATTACAAACAAAAGCAGCAATCAACAAATCAG atatttggCGAAGTTTGCGCTAGTCCTGATACCCTTGTTTGGAGTGTTGTACATTGTGACGTTAGCTTACCCAGTCGGGATTGATATTCGGGCTGATATGATATACCTTTACTGGGACATGTTCTATAACTCATTCCAG GGTTTCCTGTTAGCAGTTCTATTCTGTTTTTTGAACGAAGAG GTTCACAATGAGATACGACGGTACTGTTTGCGTCATCGTCGAAGCGACAACTTGTTTACTCGAACATTTACGTTATCAACCTACCGTAAAGGATCCAGTATGTCGCACACATCTCATACTCATGCTAATAGTGTTGTTCGTGGGAACAAACGAAACCTTGGTGAAAGCGACAATGGTGTAAAACTGTATACAAGAAACCAGGATTCCATATCCAGCTCCTCCTGCAGCGAACGAAAACCCGGAGTTCAAAAATCAGTCCGTTACCATTTAGTCGAAGACAACGATCAAATCTATCCACTAATGGAATAA